Proteins from a single region of Demequina sp. NBRC 110054:
- the ribD gene encoding bifunctional diaminohydroxyphosphoribosylaminopyrimidine deaminase/5-amino-6-(5-phosphoribosylamino)uracil reductase RibD, with translation MIDELTPDARLDDEAAMDRAVLLAAQGPLWGPNPRVGCVLTDAEGRVLAEGWHRGAGTPHAEADALERAAAEGADVAGATAYVTLEPCTHTGRTGPCADALTVAGVGRVIYAVEDPNPEASGGGSVLRGRGIDAEFVPHPGARELNSRWLRAMELGRPYVIAKWAQTLDGRTAAADGSSFWITGEQARGHAHHTRAAVDAILVGTGTVRADDPALSARPPGVHTPHQPLRVVMGMADTAGAKVWRDDNVLAARTHDPAQVLDMLWRRDARTLMVEGGAIVTSAFLRAGLVDEVHAYIAPALLGAGPTAVGDLGIGTMTDALRGSDVTVTRLGADTLVTAVFTKGP, from the coding sequence ATCATCGATGAGCTGACCCCGGACGCACGTCTCGACGATGAGGCGGCGATGGACCGCGCCGTGCTGCTTGCCGCGCAGGGGCCCCTGTGGGGACCGAACCCCCGTGTCGGCTGCGTGCTCACGGACGCCGAGGGCCGCGTGCTTGCGGAGGGCTGGCATCGCGGTGCGGGCACCCCGCACGCCGAGGCGGACGCCCTGGAGAGGGCCGCAGCCGAGGGAGCCGATGTGGCGGGTGCGACTGCCTATGTCACGCTCGAGCCCTGTACCCACACGGGGCGCACTGGCCCGTGTGCGGATGCGCTGACCGTCGCGGGCGTCGGCCGCGTGATCTACGCCGTCGAGGATCCCAACCCCGAGGCGTCGGGAGGCGGCTCTGTGCTGCGCGGCCGCGGCATCGACGCCGAGTTCGTGCCGCATCCCGGGGCGCGAGAGCTGAACTCTCGCTGGCTGCGCGCGATGGAGCTTGGCCGGCCGTACGTGATCGCGAAGTGGGCGCAGACCCTCGACGGGCGCACCGCCGCCGCGGACGGCTCGAGCTTCTGGATCACGGGCGAGCAGGCCCGCGGCCACGCCCACCACACGCGTGCCGCGGTCGACGCGATCCTCGTGGGCACCGGCACGGTGCGTGCCGACGACCCTGCGCTCAGCGCACGCCCGCCCGGCGTGCACACGCCTCACCAGCCGCTGCGGGTCGTCATGGGCATGGCGGACACGGCCGGCGCGAAGGTGTGGCGCGACGACAACGTGCTGGCGGCGCGGACGCACGACCCTGCCCAGGTGCTCGACATGCTGTGGCGGCGCGATGCGCGCACCCTGATGGTGGAGGGCGGAGCGATCGTCACCTCCGCGTTCCTGCGCGCGGGCCTCGTCGACGAGGTCCACGCGTACATCGCGCCCGCGCTGCTCGGCGCCGGTCCGACCGCCGTCGGCGACCTGGGAATCGGCACCATGACCGACGCGTTGAGAGGGTCGGACGTGACCGTGACGCGCCTCGGCGCGGATACCCTGGTCACAGCAGTGTTCACGAAAGGACCTTGA
- the ribB gene encoding 3,4-dihydroxy-2-butanone-4-phosphate synthase yields the protein MTAEMVALVERALEDIRAGRPVLVADSHDREDEADFIMSAERATVEWIAWGIRHSSGYLCAPMTGDRADALKLPLMVPQSQDPRRTAYTVSVDAAEGVTTGISAADRHHTLQLLADEDAGHEAFIRPGHVLPLRAVAGGVLHRPGHTEAAVDLCRLAGVSHVGVIAELVNDDGTMMRQGSATALADKEGLVFLTIADLIAYRRHVGDLAAPVGPQPHRVLLEGEARLPTVHGDVTVRGYRDARTGDEHVAMVVPPKDGVVPIVRVHSECLTGDAFGSLRCDCGPQLDSAIARIVEEGGAVVYLTGHEGRGIGILSKIKAYGLQDQGRDTVDANTDLGLPVDRREYGAAAAILHDLGLSEIRLMTNNPAKVEGLRASGIACVERVPHHVGAHPENEFYRQTKVERMGHLQGEDA from the coding sequence ATGACCGCCGAGATGGTCGCGCTCGTCGAGCGCGCGCTCGAGGACATCCGCGCGGGGCGCCCCGTCCTCGTCGCCGACTCGCACGACCGCGAGGACGAGGCGGACTTCATCATGTCCGCCGAGCGCGCGACGGTCGAGTGGATCGCGTGGGGCATCCGGCACTCGTCGGGCTACCTGTGCGCCCCGATGACCGGCGACCGCGCGGACGCGCTCAAGCTGCCGCTCATGGTCCCGCAGAGCCAGGACCCGCGCCGCACCGCCTACACCGTGTCCGTGGACGCGGCGGAGGGCGTCACCACGGGCATCTCCGCCGCGGACCGCCACCACACGCTTCAGCTGCTCGCGGACGAGGACGCGGGCCACGAGGCCTTCATCCGTCCCGGCCACGTGCTTCCCCTGCGCGCCGTCGCCGGGGGAGTGCTGCATCGTCCCGGGCACACGGAGGCCGCGGTCGACCTGTGCCGGCTCGCCGGCGTCTCCCACGTGGGCGTGATCGCCGAGCTCGTGAACGACGACGGCACCATGATGCGGCAGGGCTCGGCGACGGCCCTCGCCGACAAGGAGGGCCTGGTCTTCCTCACCATCGCAGACCTCATCGCCTACCGGCGCCACGTCGGCGACCTCGCGGCCCCGGTCGGCCCGCAGCCGCACCGCGTGCTGCTCGAGGGCGAGGCGCGCCTGCCCACCGTCCACGGCGACGTGACCGTCCGCGGCTACCGCGACGCCCGCACCGGCGACGAGCACGTGGCGATGGTCGTGCCGCCGAAGGACGGAGTCGTGCCGATCGTGCGCGTGCACTCCGAGTGCCTCACCGGCGACGCCTTCGGCTCGCTGCGCTGCGACTGCGGACCCCAGCTCGACTCCGCCATCGCGCGCATCGTCGAGGAGGGCGGCGCGGTCGTGTACCTCACGGGGCACGAGGGTCGCGGCATCGGCATCCTGTCCAAGATCAAGGCGTACGGCCTTCAGGACCAGGGACGGGACACGGTCGACGCGAACACCGACCTGGGGCTGCCCGTCGACCGGCGCGAGTACGGCGCCGCGGCGGCGATCCTGCACGACCTGGGGCTGAGCGAGATCCGCCTGATGACCAACAACCCCGCGAAGGTCGAGGGGCTGCGAGCCTCCGGCATCGCGTGCGTGGAGAGGGTGCCGCATCACGTGGGCGCGCACCCGGAGAACGAGTTCTACCGCCAGACCAAGGTCGAGCGGATGGGACACCTGCAGGGAGAGGACGCATGA
- a CDS encoding RsmB/NOP family class I SAM-dependent RNA methyltransferase has product MSGDGSVERGRGGGPRDSNRRDGARRGPAKGRAGRGGSGNRGGANHRSPSRGGSNRRPTPSDPARAAALDCVEAVDAEGGYANLVMPRILADHRLGGRDAAFATELAYGALRMHGFYDAVIAYAAQRPVSKIDPGARRVLWLGAHQILGMRVADHAAVGETVSLARARLGVGPSKFVNAILRRVSEATREAWEARVAPGQSRDAVALRHSHPSWVASELASALEADGRVSELAQLLEADNSPARVALVARPGLADASSLVDEVPGAEPGRYAPTAVVLSGGGDPGAIEAVRERRAAVQDEGSQVVASALVAARPVEQGERWLDLCAGPGGKAALLGAHAALGKATLDALELHPHRARLVEDSVKAIPEGVVSVAVGDGTAWGDEAAYDRVLLDAPCTGLGALRRRPEARWRKEPRDVADLQEAQERLLANALRLVRPGGLVAYITCSPLLAETRDVVARAAGAEVLDAREAVASATGTSPGDWGRGPHVQLWTHVHGTDSMFLALLQRRLS; this is encoded by the coding sequence ATGAGCGGCGACGGATCGGTAGAGCGTGGGCGCGGCGGCGGTCCACGCGACTCGAACCGTCGCGACGGCGCTCGGCGTGGCCCCGCCAAGGGGCGGGCCGGACGCGGCGGCTCCGGCAACCGCGGCGGCGCGAACCATCGGTCACCGAGCCGCGGCGGATCGAACCGTCGTCCGACCCCCAGCGACCCCGCACGCGCGGCCGCGCTCGACTGCGTCGAGGCGGTCGACGCCGAGGGCGGCTACGCGAACCTCGTGATGCCGCGCATCCTCGCGGACCACCGGCTCGGGGGACGTGACGCGGCGTTCGCCACGGAGCTCGCGTACGGCGCGCTGCGCATGCACGGCTTCTACGACGCGGTGATCGCGTACGCGGCTCAGCGTCCGGTGAGCAAGATCGACCCGGGCGCGCGCCGCGTCCTGTGGCTCGGAGCCCATCAGATCCTCGGCATGCGCGTCGCAGACCACGCGGCCGTGGGCGAGACCGTGTCGCTCGCGCGAGCCCGGCTCGGCGTGGGGCCCTCGAAGTTCGTCAACGCGATCCTGCGCCGCGTCTCCGAGGCCACGCGGGAGGCATGGGAGGCGCGCGTCGCTCCCGGCCAGTCCCGCGACGCGGTGGCCCTGCGCCACTCGCACCCGTCCTGGGTCGCCTCGGAGCTCGCGTCCGCGCTCGAGGCCGACGGCCGGGTCTCCGAGCTCGCCCAGCTGCTCGAGGCCGACAACTCGCCCGCGCGCGTCGCCCTGGTCGCCCGCCCAGGCCTGGCCGACGCATCGTCCCTTGTCGACGAGGTGCCCGGAGCCGAGCCGGGGCGCTACGCCCCGACGGCGGTCGTGCTGAGCGGAGGCGGCGATCCTGGCGCGATCGAGGCCGTCCGCGAGCGCCGCGCCGCCGTCCAGGACGAGGGCAGCCAGGTGGTCGCGAGCGCGCTCGTCGCCGCGCGTCCGGTGGAGCAGGGGGAGCGGTGGCTCGATCTGTGCGCGGGACCGGGAGGCAAGGCGGCCCTGCTCGGCGCCCACGCCGCGCTCGGGAAGGCGACGCTCGACGCCCTCGAGCTCCATCCGCACCGCGCGCGCCTAGTCGAGGACTCGGTCAAGGCGATCCCCGAGGGCGTCGTCTCGGTCGCGGTCGGCGACGGCACCGCGTGGGGCGACGAGGCCGCCTACGACCGCGTGCTGCTCGACGCGCCGTGCACGGGGCTCGGCGCACTGCGGCGCAGGCCGGAGGCTCGGTGGCGCAAGGAGCCCCGAGATGTCGCCGACCTGCAGGAGGCCCAGGAGCGACTCCTCGCCAACGCGCTGCGCCTCGTGAGGCCAGGCGGCCTGGTCGCCTACATCACGTGCTCCCCGCTGCTCGCGGAGACGCGGGACGTCGTCGCGAGGGCGGCCGGCGCGGAGGTCCTGGACGCGCGTGAGGCGGTCGCTAGCGCGACGGGCACGAGTCCCGGCGATTGGGGTCGCGGCCCGCACGTGCAGCTGTGGACCCACGTCCACGGCACCGACAGCATGTTCCTTGCGCTGCTCCAGCGGCGCCTGTCCTGA
- the fmt gene encoding methionyl-tRNA formyltransferase, whose amino-acid sequence MRLIFAGTPDVAVPSLEALLASDHEVVAVITQPDARGRRGRTLHPSPVKEFALGKGLDVLTPEKASDPEFVAQVRALDADAGAVVAYGQILRPAMLEATQLGWVNLHFSVLPAWRGAAPVQRSLMAGDDLTGATTFLLDRGMDTGPVLGVLTERIRPTDTAGDLLDRLAQAGAPLLAQTMSGLEAGALVPEPQSGDDVSHAPKLTREDAYVRWERPAHVVDRQVRGCTPAPGAWTTLPDGQVAKIGPVSPRFDEPLTVPGQLREADGEVLVGTGTHPVALSWIAPAGRKQMAARDWWRGARLPESAALGEA is encoded by the coding sequence ATGCGCCTGATCTTCGCCGGCACCCCTGACGTCGCCGTCCCCAGCCTGGAGGCGCTGCTCGCCTCGGACCACGAGGTGGTCGCCGTGATCACCCAGCCCGACGCCAGGGGCCGACGCGGCCGTACGCTCCACCCGTCGCCGGTGAAGGAGTTCGCGCTCGGCAAGGGACTCGACGTGCTGACGCCCGAGAAGGCCTCGGACCCGGAGTTCGTCGCCCAGGTGCGCGCGCTCGACGCCGACGCCGGCGCGGTCGTCGCGTACGGCCAGATCCTGCGGCCCGCGATGCTTGAGGCGACGCAGCTCGGCTGGGTGAACCTGCACTTCTCGGTGCTGCCCGCATGGCGTGGCGCCGCGCCGGTGCAGCGATCCCTGATGGCGGGCGACGACCTCACCGGAGCCACGACGTTCCTGCTCGACAGGGGCATGGACACCGGGCCCGTGCTCGGGGTCCTCACCGAGCGGATCCGCCCCACGGACACCGCGGGCGATCTGCTCGACCGGCTCGCGCAGGCCGGCGCACCCCTCCTCGCCCAGACCATGTCCGGCCTCGAGGCGGGCGCTCTCGTGCCCGAGCCTCAGAGCGGCGACGACGTCTCGCACGCGCCCAAGCTCACGCGCGAGGACGCCTATGTGCGGTGGGAGCGGCCCGCGCACGTCGTCGACCGTCAGGTCCGCGGCTGCACGCCCGCGCCCGGCGCCTGGACGACGCTGCCGGACGGTCAGGTCGCGAAGATCGGCCCGGTCTCGCCCCGCTTCGACGAGCCGTTGACCGTGCCAGGCCAGCTCAGGGAGGCCGACGGGGAGGTCCTCGTCGGCACCGGCACACATCCGGTCGCGCTGTCGTGGATCGCGCCGGCGGGGCGCAAGCAGATGGCCGCGCGGGACTGGTGGCGCGGCGCGCGTCTGCCCGAGTCGGCAGCGCTGGGGGAGGCATGA
- the ribH gene encoding 6,7-dimethyl-8-ribityllumazine synthase: MSGDGAPEITVDGTGLTVEIVASSWHTEIMDGLVAGAVRAAEAAGASYRVTRVAGAFELTVVAEALARRGADAIASLGVVIRGGTPHFEYVCQSVTQGLTDVAREHAVPVGFGILTVDTVEQALNRAGLPDSEEDKGAEAVEAALQTAVTLRTL; the protein is encoded by the coding sequence ATGAGCGGAGACGGCGCACCGGAGATCACGGTCGACGGGACGGGCCTCACGGTCGAGATCGTCGCGTCCTCGTGGCACACCGAGATCATGGACGGGCTCGTCGCGGGCGCCGTGCGGGCCGCCGAGGCGGCGGGCGCGTCGTATCGGGTGACCCGTGTCGCCGGAGCGTTCGAGCTCACGGTCGTCGCGGAGGCCCTCGCCCGGCGCGGTGCGGACGCGATCGCGAGCCTCGGAGTCGTCATCCGCGGAGGCACGCCGCACTTCGAGTACGTGTGCCAGTCGGTGACGCAGGGCCTCACGGACGTCGCTCGCGAGCACGCCGTTCCGGTCGGCTTCGGCATCCTCACGGTCGACACCGTGGAGCAGGCGCTGAACCGCGCGGGTCTGCCGGACTCGGAGGAGGACAAGGGCGCCGAGGCCGTCGAGGCGGCTCTCCAGACCGCCGT
- a CDS encoding riboflavin synthase, translating into MFTGIVESVGTVMAVTDNGAQSQIAISSPGFGGDFVHGESIAVDGVCLTVASHSGDTWNADVMRVTLQTTTLSDLKVGQRVNLERAMRADGRLGGHMMQGHVDGVAELVARDSQPEWTDLTFRIPADLERYVVAKGSIALNGTSLTVAALEGDLATVSLIPTTLAETGFGDMQVGARANVEVDVIGKYVEKMLGARS; encoded by the coding sequence ATGTTCACCGGCATCGTCGAGTCGGTCGGCACGGTCATGGCCGTCACCGACAACGGCGCCCAGTCTCAGATCGCGATCTCCTCACCGGGGTTCGGCGGCGACTTCGTGCATGGCGAGTCGATCGCCGTGGACGGCGTGTGCCTCACGGTCGCGAGCCACTCGGGCGACACCTGGAACGCGGACGTCATGCGCGTCACGCTTCAGACCACCACCCTGTCCGACCTGAAGGTCGGTCAGCGCGTCAACCTCGAGCGCGCGATGCGTGCCGATGGGCGACTCGGCGGTCACATGATGCAGGGGCACGTCGACGGCGTCGCCGAGCTCGTGGCGCGCGACTCGCAGCCCGAGTGGACCGATCTCACCTTCCGCATCCCGGCGGACCTCGAGCGGTACGTCGTCGCGAAGGGCTCGATCGCGCTCAACGGCACGTCGCTCACGGTCGCGGCCCTCGAGGGCGACCTCGCGACCGTCTCGCTCATCCCGACCACGCTCGCGGAGACGGGCTTCGGAGACATGCAGGTCGGCGCACGCGCGAACGTCGAGGTCGACGTGATCGGCAAGTACGTCGAGAAGATGCTGGGAGCCCGCTCATGA
- the rpe gene encoding ribulose-phosphate 3-epimerase produces MAIEIAPSILSADFANLESEITSVAGADWVHIDVMDGHFVPNLTLGLPVLERLAEVSPLPVDAHLMIEDPDRWAPRYAEAGATSVTFHLEAAAEPVRIARDLRALGARSSVAIKPDTPVDQVLDVLVEFDMVLVMTVEPGFGGQSFMQHTMPKVTALREAATAAAHPLRIEVDGGVTRETAPIVAAAGADMLVAGSAIYGAADRAGEIDALRRIAQEAADHR; encoded by the coding sequence ATGGCTATTGAGATCGCTCCTTCGATCCTGTCGGCCGACTTCGCCAACCTCGAGTCCGAGATCACCAGCGTCGCTGGCGCCGACTGGGTCCACATCGACGTGATGGACGGGCACTTCGTGCCGAACCTCACGCTCGGGCTGCCCGTGCTCGAGCGCCTCGCCGAGGTGTCGCCCCTCCCGGTGGACGCCCACCTGATGATCGAGGATCCCGATCGCTGGGCCCCGCGCTACGCGGAGGCGGGAGCGACCTCGGTGACCTTCCACCTCGAGGCGGCGGCGGAGCCGGTGAGGATCGCCCGCGACCTGCGCGCCCTCGGCGCGCGCTCCTCGGTCGCGATCAAGCCCGACACCCCGGTCGACCAGGTGCTCGACGTGCTCGTCGAGTTCGACATGGTGCTCGTGATGACCGTCGAGCCGGGCTTCGGCGGGCAGTCGTTCATGCAGCACACCATGCCGAAGGTGACCGCGCTGCGCGAGGCGGCCACGGCGGCCGCGCACCCGCTGCGGATCGAGGTCGACGGCGGTGTGACGCGCGAGACGGCGCCGATCGTCGCGGCCGCGGGCGCCGACATGCTCGTCGCGGGCTCCGCGATCTACGGCGCCGCCGACCGCGCCGGGGAGATCGACGCCCTGCGCCGCATCGCTCAGGAGGCCGCCGATCATCGATGA